A stretch of the Dioscorea cayenensis subsp. rotundata cultivar TDr96_F1 chromosome 4, TDr96_F1_v2_PseudoChromosome.rev07_lg8_w22 25.fasta, whole genome shotgun sequence genome encodes the following:
- the LOC120258952 gene encoding homeobox-leucine zipper protein HOX3: MEDLGRGGPSGLELTIAVPGMSSSSGSEGGVGVGGGCIMRDLDMNYPPAAEMEEEYPMGSVEDEDEGGCGGGGRPKKLRLSKEQSRLLEESFRQNHTLNPKQKEALATRLKLRPRQVEVWFQNRRARTKLKQTEMECEYLKRWFGSLTEENRRLQREVEELRALRMAPPTVLSPHTREPMPASALTMCPRCERVTTASGSSQRHHAVRPGVAAFQRSPASPFQPRQPSAAC; encoded by the exons ATGGAGGATTTGGGGAGAGGGGGCCCTTCTGGTCTGGAACTCACCATCGCTGTCCCCGGGATGAGTTCCTCATCCGGTTCTG AAGGTGGTGTTGGTGTAGGAGGAGGGTGTATCATGAGAGATCTTGACATGAACTACCCACCGGCAGCGGAGATGGAAGAAGAGTACCCGATGGGAAGCGTGGAAGATGAGGATGAAGGTGGCTGCGGAGGTGGCGGCAGGCCAAAGAAGCTCCGCCTCTCTAAAGAGCAGTCCAGGCTTCTTGAAGAGAGCTTCAGACAAAACCATACTCTCAACCCT AAACAGAAGGAAGCTCTAGCCACGAGGCTGAAGCTTAGGCCACGCCAAGTGGAAGTCTGGTTTCAAAACCGTAGAGCAAG AACAAAGTTGAAGCAAACGGAGATGGAGTGTGAGTACTTGAAACGGTGGTTTGGATCACTGACGGAGGAGAACAGGAGGCTGCAGAGGGAGGTAGAGGAGCTCCGAGCGCTGCGCATGGCGCCACCGACCGTGCTGTCGCCGCACACGCGAGAACCGATGCCGGCATCGGCGCTGACTATGTGCCCGCGCTGCGAGCGTGTGACCACGGCCAGTGGTTCCAGCCAGCGCCACCATGCTGTTCGGCCGGGCGTTGCGGCGTTTCAGCGTTCTCCGGCGTCGCCGTTTCAGCCACGCCAGCCTTCCGCCGCGTGCTAA
- the LOC120258946 gene encoding LOW QUALITY PROTEIN: auxin efflux carrier component 3a-like (The sequence of the model RefSeq protein was modified relative to this genomic sequence to represent the inferred CDS: deleted 1 base in 1 codon) yields the protein MITWADLYTVLTAVVPLYVAMILAYGSVRWWRIFSPDQCSGINRFVAIFAVPLLSFHFISTNNPYTMNLRFVAADTLQKLIVLAALAVWARLAPSGNLDWAITIFSLSTLPNTLVMGIPLLIAMYGGFSGSLMVQVVVLQCIIWYTLLLFLFEYRAARLLIADQFPGDAAASIVSFHVDPDVVSLDGGRDLIQADAEVGGDGKIHVTVRKSTSSRRSFSMMTPRPSNLTGAEIYSLSSSRNPTPRGSNFNHSDFYAMVGGAPPLRPSNFGPADLYSLQSSRGPTPRPSNFEDPLHGCGSPRFGHYPAPNPEISSVTKKPPAPPPAPAPHRAAHHDAKELHMFVWSSSASPVSEVGGLHVFGSTPDPAGRPDLGGAKEIRMIVPADHPPNGPSKGAIPEGEDYGGGDDISFGGGRGLEDEDEEKEREQGGGPEGLSKLGSSSTAELDPKGGGAGSGPSDAKQHLHHHHPNHHEHHHQQMPPASVMTRLILIMVWRKLIRNPNTYSSLIGLIWSLVSYRWNIAMPKIIEKSISILSDAGLGMAMFSLGLFMALQPKIIACGNSVATFAMAIRFLTGPAVMAAASIAVGLRGVLLHVAIVQAALPQGIVPFVFAKEYNVHPAILSTAVIFGMLIALPITLVYYIILGL from the exons ATGATCACCTGGGCAGATCTCTACACAGTCCTCACCGCCGTCGTTCCACTCTACGTCGCCATGATCTTGGCTTACGGCTCCGTCCGCTGGTGGCGCATCTTCTCACCGGACCAGTGTTCCGGTATCAACCGCTTCGTCGCCATCTTCGCCGTTCCTCTCCTTTCCTTCCACTTCATCTCCACCAACAATCCTTACACCATGAATCTACGCTTTGTCGCCGCCGATACCCTTCAGAAGCTCATCGTCCTCGCCGCTCTCGCTGTCTGGGCTCGCCTTGCCCCTTCGGGCAACCTCGACTGGGCCATCACCATCTTCTCTCTTTCCACTCTTCCCAATACCCTCGTCATGGGGATTCCTCTCCTCATCGCCATGTACGGCGGCTTCTCCGGCTCTCTCATGGTCCAGGTCGTCGTCCTTCAGTGCATCATCTGGTACACTCTGCTCTTGTTCCTCTTCGAGTACCGTGCTGCTCGGCTTCTCATCGCTGACCAGTTCCCCGGTGACGCTGCTGCTTCCATTGTCTCCTTTCACGTGGATCCTGACGTCGTTTCCCTCGACGGTGGTCGTGATCTCATCCAGGCCGACGCTGAGGTCGGCGGCGATGGCAAGATCCACGTCACCGTTCGCAAGTCCACATCCTCGAGACGATCCTTCTCCATGATGACCCCTCGTCCATCGAACCTCACCGGCGCTGAGATCTATAGCTTGAGCTCTTCGCGCAACCCCACTCCCCGTGGCTCCAACTTCAATCACTCCGATTTCTACGCCATGGTCGGCGGTGCTCCCCCGCTCCGGCCTTCCAATTTCGGCCCCGCCGATCTCTACTCTCTCCAATCTTCCCGTGGCCCGACTCCTCGCCCGTCCAACTTCGAGGACCCGCTTCACGGCTGCGGGTCACCGAGGTTTGGCCACTACCCGGCTCCCAACCCGGAGATCTCATCAGTAACAAAGAAACCACCAGCACCGCCACCAGCTCCGGCGCCACACAGGGCAGCGCACCACGATGCCAAGGAGCTCCACATGTTTGTCTGGAGCTCGAGTGCTTCGCCGGTGTCGGAGGTCGGTGGACTCCACGTCTTCGGTTCCACTCCAGACCCTGCCGGCCGGCCGGACCTTGGCGGAGCCAAGGAGATCCGCATGATCGTCCCTGCCGATCACCCTCCCAACGGCCCATCCAAAG gagccATACCTGAAGGCGAGGATTACGGAGGTGGTGATGACATCAGCTTTGGAGGAGGTAGAGGTctcgaagacgaagacgaagagaAGGAGAGAGAACAAGGTGGTGGGCCCGAGGGGCTCTCTAAGCTTGGCTCGAGCTCCACAGCTGAACTCGATCCCAAGGGTGGCGGCGCCGGATCAGGACCGTCCGATGCGAAGCAACACCTTCATCATCACCACCCCAACCATCAcgaacatcatcatcaacagaTGCCA CCTGCGAGCGTTATGACCCGTTTGATCTTGATCATGGTCTGGCGCAAACTCATCCGCAACCCCAACACTTACTCTAGCCTCATCGGCCTCATTTGGTCCCTCGTTTCATACCG ATGGAATATTGCGATGCCGAAGATCATCGAGAAGTCGATCTCGATCCTCTCCGACGCCGGGCTCGGCATGGCCATGTTTAGCCTGG GGTTGTTCATGGCGTTGCAGCCGAAGATAATCGCGTGTGGCAACTCAGTGGCGACATTCGCAATGGCCATTAGATTTCTGACTGGACCGGCGGTGATGGCCGCCGCCTCCATCGCCGTAGGCTTACGTGGCGTTCTGTTACACGTGGCGATTGTGCag GCGGCCCTCCCTCAAGGCATCGTCCCTTTCGTCTTCGCTAAAGAGTACAATGTCCACCCTGCCATTCTTAGCACCGC TGTCATATTCGGGATGTTGATAGCACTGCCAATCACGCTGGTCTACTACATTATTCTAGGACTATGA